A single window of Sphaerodactylus townsendi isolate TG3544 linkage group LG05, MPM_Stown_v2.3, whole genome shotgun sequence DNA harbors:
- the BARHL2 gene encoding barH-like 2 homeobox protein isoform X2, which translates to MSGERGWGGAWLAMAVTSRAEPGTPRGAGLREEEAGSGRGWAPPPPPPPPAAPRLNFPRKFNNSRARETGRARGRGGSQPGLRAGDRAPRRAAQPAFRQSAQPPASCAPCASPPPRAGRCCLARPARGGPAPPSAPTEPTAEQVRQPGRDERRLSGGPRRGAGGGFSQPGHAVALLGDRHGGDGALVAHLGHRGAPRAAAPGARRAPPAAAAAAASSSAAPPPPPRPAAAAAKFAALPATAAAAAAAAAPGQLRAADFHLLVPHQGHPGGQQTAGRLRPVQHQRGLVAPPHPQSRGQRGRRDLPAQTGAGRRQEQARQARRRPERAQVPRDERRRRS; encoded by the exons ATGAGCGgcgagcgggggtgggggggcgcctgGTTGGCGATGGCCGTGACGTCACGGGCGGAGCCTGGGACCCCGCGCGGAGCCGGCTTGCGCGaggaagaggcaggcagtggccgcGGCTgggcgcctcctcctcctcctcctccccccgctgCACCACGCCTCAACTTTCCAAGAAAGTTCAATAACTCCCGGGCGCGGGAGACAGGGCGAgcgagaggcagaggaggcagccaGCCGGGCTTGCGAGCGGGGGATCGGGCGCCGCGccgcgcagcccagccggccttCCGCCAGTCAGCGCAGCCGCCGGCGTCCTGCGCTCCCTGCGCCTCTCCGCCGCCCCGCGCCGGGCGATGCTGCTTGGCCCGGCCGGCCAGGGGCGGCCCCGCTCCCCCTTCTGCGCCCACTGAACCGACCGCCGAACAG GTCCGGCAGCCCGGGCGGGATGAACGGCGACTTTCGGGCGGTCCACGGCGAGGCGCGGGCGGCGGATTTTCGCAACCAGGCCACGCCGTCGCCCTGCTCGGAGATCGACACGGTGGGGACGGCGCCCTCGTCGCCCATCTCGGTCACCGCGGAGCACCCCGAGCAGCCGCACCTGGCGCCAGACGCgctccccccgccgccgccgccgccgccgcctcctcctccgcagcacctccacctccaccacggccagccgccgccgccgccaagtTTGCAGCCCTCcccgcaacagcagcagcagcagcagcagcagcagcccccggGCAGCTCCGGGCCGCGGACTTCCACCTCCTCGTTCCTCATCAAGGACATCCTGGGGGACAGCAAACCGCTGGCCGCCTGCGCCCCGTACAGCACCAGCGTGGCCTCgtcgccccaccacacccccaaagCCGAGGCCAACGCGGCCGCCGAGACCTTCCGGCCCAAACTGGAGCAGGACGACGCCAAGAGCAAGCTCGACAAGCGCGACGACGCCCAGAACGAGCTCAAGTGCCACG GGACGAAAGAAGAAGGCGATCGTGA
- the BARHL2 gene encoding barH-like 2 homeobox protein isoform X1, with amino-acid sequence MEGSSGSSFGIDTILSNPRSGSPGGMNGDFRAVHGEARAADFRNQATPSPCSEIDTVGTAPSSPISVTAEHPEQPHLAPDALPPPPPPPPPPPPQHLHLHHGQPPPPPSLQPSPQQQQQQQQQQPPGSSGPRTSTSSFLIKDILGDSKPLAACAPYSTSVASSPHHTPKAEANAAAETFRPKLEQDDAKSKLDKRDDAQNELKCHGTKEEGDREITSSRDSPPVRAKKPRKARTAFSDHQLNQLERSFERQKYLSVQDRMDLAAALNLTDTQVKTWYQNRRTKWKRQTAVGLELLAEAGNYSALQRMFPSPYFYHPSLLGSMDSTTAAAAAAAMYSSMYRTPPAPHPQLQRPLVPRVLIHGLGPGGQPALNPLSNPIPGTPHPR; translated from the exons ATGGAAGGATCCAGCGGCTCCAGTTTTGGAATAGACACGATTTTGTCCAACCCCAGGTCCGGCAGCCCGGGCGGGATGAACGGCGACTTTCGGGCGGTCCACGGCGAGGCGCGGGCGGCGGATTTTCGCAACCAGGCCACGCCGTCGCCCTGCTCGGAGATCGACACGGTGGGGACGGCGCCCTCGTCGCCCATCTCGGTCACCGCGGAGCACCCCGAGCAGCCGCACCTGGCGCCAGACGCgctccccccgccgccgccgccgccgccgcctcctcctccgcagcacctccacctccaccacggccagccgccgccgccgccaagtTTGCAGCCCTCcccgcaacagcagcagcagcagcagcagcagcagcccccggGCAGCTCCGGGCCGCGGACTTCCACCTCCTCGTTCCTCATCAAGGACATCCTGGGGGACAGCAAACCGCTGGCCGCCTGCGCCCCGTACAGCACCAGCGTGGCCTCgtcgccccaccacacccccaaagCCGAGGCCAACGCGGCCGCCGAGACCTTCCGGCCCAAACTGGAGCAGGACGACGCCAAGAGCAAGCTCGACAAGCGCGACGACGCCCAGAACGAGCTCAAGTGCCACG GGACGAAAGAAGAAGGCGATCGTGAAATTACAAGCAGCCGGGATAGCCCCCCTGTGCGAGCCAAGAAGCCCCGCAAGGCGCGGACGGCCTTCTCGGACCATCAGCTCAACCAGCTGGAGCGCAGTTTCGAGCGGCAGAAGTACCTGAGCGTGCAAGACCGCATGGACTTGGCGGCCGCCCTCAACCTGACCGACACCCAGGTCAAAACCTGGTACCAAAACCGGAG GACCAAGTGGAAGCGGCAAACGGCCGTGGGGCTGGAGCTGCTGGCCGAAGCTGGGAATTATTCGGCTCTGCAGAGGATGTTCCCGTCGCCCTATTTCTACCACCCCAGCTTGCTGGGCAGCATGGACAGCACCACGGCCGCCGCAGCCGCCGCGGCCATGTACAGTAGCATGTACCGGACTCCGCCTGCTCCTCACCCCCAGCTCCAGCGGCCTCTGGTCCCCCGCGTGTTGATCCACGGCCTGGGGCCCGGGGGGCAGCCGGCCCTCAACCCCTTGTCCAACCCCATCCCGGGGACCCCTCATCCGCGGTGA